The genomic region ATTTGTCGCGCGCCGCGCTGGTGAAGGACGAGCGCAATCTCGACAAGTTCGACCGCGTGTTCGGTACCGTGTTCAAGGGGCTCGAGAGCCTGCTCGCCGCCATGGGCAAGGCGGAGATCCCCGAGGAGTGGCTGAAGAAGCTCGCGGAGAAATATCTCACCGAGGAAGAGAAGAAGCAGATCGAGGCCATGGGCTGGGACAAGCTCATGGAGACGCTAAAGAAGCGGCTCGAGGAACAGAAGGGCCGCCACCAGGGCGGCAGCAAGTGGATCGGCACCGCCGGCACCTCGCCGTTCGGCGCCCATGGCTACAATCCCGAGGGCGTGCGCATCGGGCAGGAGAAGAACCGCAACAACCGCGCCGTGAAGGTGTGGGACAAGCGCGAGTTCAAGGACCTCGACGGCAATGTCGAGCTTGGCATCCGCAACATCAAGGTGGCGCTGCGGCGGCTGCGCAAGTTCGCGCGCACCGGCGCGCCGGATGAACTCGACCTCGACACCACGATCAAGGAGACCGCCAACCACGGCTATCTCGACGTGCACATGCGCCCCGAGCGGCGCAACGCGGTCAAGGTGCTGGTGTTCTTCGATATCGGCGGCTCGATGGATTCGCATATCGAGCAGGTCGAGGAACTGTTCTCGGCCGCCAAGAGCGAATTCAAGCACATGGAATATTTCTACTTCCA from Bradyrhizobium elkanii USDA 76 harbors:
- a CDS encoding vWA domain-containing protein, with product MFLQFFTSLRDAQVPVTLREYLTLMEALDADLAEQTVENFYYLSRAALVKDERNLDKFDRVFGTVFKGLESLLAAMGKAEIPEEWLKKLAEKYLTEEEKKQIEAMGWDKLMETLKKRLEEQKGRHQGGSKWIGTAGTSPFGAHGYNPEGVRIGQEKNRNNRAVKVWDKREFKDLDGNVELGIRNIKVALRRLRKFARTGAPDELDLDTTIKETANHGYLDVHMRPERRNAVKVLVFFDIGGSMDSHIEQVEELFSAAKSEFKHMEYFYFHNCLYEGVWKQNKRRFTDRTPTWDVLHKYPHDYKVVFVGDASMSPYEIMVPGGSVEHVNEEAGSVWLDRIIRTYPHAVWLNPVAQKHWDYSESTTIIRRLFSERMYPITIEGLENAMRELVR